In the Candidatus Rhodoblastus alkanivorans genome, one interval contains:
- the yihA gene encoding ribosome biogenesis GTP-binding protein YihA/YsxC, whose product MDFIEIGRKLFAWNCEFVWAASKIAELPPMGPVEIAFAGRSNVGKSSLLNALTGRKTLARTSHTPGRTQQLNFFALGPDSKAPLVRLVDMPGYGYAAVSKEKIAGWTRLMQDFLRGRASLARVFVLVDGRHGLKDLDRDMLKRLDQAALSYQLVLTKRDEVKKGEIEKTIADAQAVLRGHPAAHPDVIFLSSHQGEGLPELRAAVARLLFERDRTIFEPAQIG is encoded by the coding sequence ATGGATTTCATTGAGATCGGGCGAAAACTCTTCGCCTGGAATTGCGAATTCGTCTGGGCGGCGTCGAAGATCGCGGAATTGCCGCCGATGGGGCCGGTCGAAATCGCCTTCGCCGGGCGCTCCAATGTCGGGAAATCGTCCCTGCTCAATGCGCTGACCGGCCGCAAGACCCTGGCGCGGACCTCGCATACGCCGGGGCGGACCCAGCAGCTCAATTTCTTCGCCCTCGGCCCGGATTCCAAAGCGCCGCTGGTGCGCCTCGTGGATATGCCCGGCTATGGCTATGCCGCCGTCTCCAAGGAGAAGATCGCCGGCTGGACGCGGCTGATGCAGGATTTCCTGCGCGGACGGGCGTCGCTCGCGCGGGTCTTCGTGCTGGTGGACGGGCGCCACGGCCTCAAGGATCTCGACCGCGACATGCTGAAGCGCCTCGACCAGGCGGCCCTGTCCTATCAGCTGGTGCTGACCAAGCGCGACGAGGTCAAGAAGGGCGAGATCGAAAAGACCATCGCTGACGCCCAGGCCGTCCTGCGCGGCCACCCGGCGGCGCATCCCGACGTCATTTTCCTGTCATCGCATCAGGGCGAAGGTTTGCCCGAATTGCGCGCCGCGGTGGCCCGGCTCCTGTTCGAACGCGACAGAACGATTTTCGAGCCCGCGCAGATCGGCTAA
- the argB gene encoding acetylglutamate kinase: MSEAPATTAPLSQAAAIDQARILTQALPHMLHYDDAIVVVKYGGHAMGDETTARNFARDMVLLEQSGVNPVVVHGGGPQIGAMLNKLGIKSEFADGLRVTDKATVEVVEMVLAGSINKQIVGFINNAGGRAIGLCGKDGNMVTARKVEKRDGDGRPPVDLGFVGEPAKVDATVLEQVLGRELIPVLAPVALGAEGETYNVNADTFAGAIAGALAAKRLLLLTDVPGVLDKDKNLIKELRIGDIPALIADGTITGGMIPKVETCIYAIEQGVEGVVILDGKIPHAVLIELLTDHGAGTLITR; encoded by the coding sequence ATGAGCGAAGCCCCGGCCACGACCGCCCCTCTCAGCCAAGCCGCCGCGATCGATCAGGCCCGAATCCTGACGCAGGCGCTACCCCATATGCTGCATTACGACGACGCCATCGTCGTGGTGAAATATGGCGGCCACGCCATGGGCGACGAAACCACCGCGCGCAATTTCGCCCGCGACATGGTCCTGCTCGAACAATCGGGCGTCAATCCGGTGGTCGTGCATGGCGGCGGCCCGCAGATCGGCGCCATGCTCAACAAGCTCGGCATCAAGTCGGAATTCGCCGACGGCCTGCGGGTGACCGACAAGGCCACGGTCGAGGTGGTCGAGATGGTCCTTGCCGGCTCGATCAACAAGCAGATCGTCGGCTTCATCAACAACGCCGGCGGGCGCGCCATCGGCCTGTGCGGCAAGGACGGCAATATGGTCACCGCCCGCAAGGTCGAAAAGAGAGACGGCGACGGCCGGCCTCCGGTCGATCTCGGCTTTGTCGGCGAGCCCGCCAAAGTGGACGCGACTGTTCTGGAGCAGGTGCTCGGCCGCGAACTGATCCCCGTGCTCGCGCCGGTCGCGCTCGGCGCCGAGGGCGAAACCTATAATGTCAACGCCGACACTTTCGCCGGCGCAATCGCGGGGGCCCTGGCCGCCAAGCGCCTGCTGCTCCTCACCGACGTGCCAGGCGTGCTCGATAAGGACAAGAACCTGATCAAGGAATTGCGAATCGGAGATATCCCGGCGCTGATCGCCGATGGAACCATCACCGGCGGCATGATTCCGAAGGTCGAGACCTGCATCTACGCCATCGAACAGGGCGTCGAGGGCGTCGTCATTCTCGACGGCAAGATTCCCCACGCCGTGCTGATCGAATTGCTCACCGACCACGGCGCCGGCACGCTGATCACAAGGTGA
- a CDS encoding pyrimidine 5'-nucleotidase, with product MTKTDAHLARDPAAFRRVNTWVFDLDNTLYPPHSDLWPRIDARITAYMIALLGLDGQSARALQKHYYRVYGTTLAGLIKEYDVAPDDFLHFVHDIDRSSLDPNPALAGAMEALPGRKLILTNGSHAHALATAKQLGIDHLFDGMFAIEHGDYLPKPHIETYQKFFERHAVDPARAAMFEDIVHNLTAPHASGMITVLVRPKEGAADHREPWEKHDDTPPHVDFATDDLVGFLSDLVRG from the coding sequence GTGACCAAAACGGACGCCCATCTCGCGCGCGACCCGGCGGCCTTCCGCCGGGTGAACACCTGGGTATTCGACCTCGACAACACCCTTTATCCGCCCCACAGCGATCTCTGGCCGCGCATCGACGCCCGCATCACCGCCTATATGATCGCGCTGCTCGGACTCGACGGCCAATCGGCCCGCGCGCTGCAGAAACATTATTATCGCGTCTATGGCACGACGCTGGCCGGCCTGATCAAGGAATATGACGTGGCGCCGGACGACTTTCTGCATTTCGTCCATGACATCGACCGTTCCTCGCTCGATCCCAATCCGGCTTTGGCCGGGGCCATGGAGGCGCTGCCGGGCCGCAAGCTCATTCTCACCAACGGCTCGCACGCCCATGCGCTCGCCACCGCAAAACAGCTCGGGATCGATCATCTTTTCGACGGCATGTTCGCGATCGAGCATGGCGATTACCTGCCCAAGCCCCACATCGAAACCTATCAGAAATTTTTCGAGCGCCACGCGGTTGATCCCGCGCGCGCTGCTATGTTCGAAGACATAGTGCACAACCTTACGGCGCCTCATGCAAGCGGCATGATCACTGTTCTGGTGCGCCCGAAAGAAGGCGCGGCCGACCACCGCGAGCCGTGGGAAAAGCACGACGACACGCCGCCGCATGTCGATTTCGCGACGGACGATCTCGTCGGCTTTTTGTCCGATCTGGTTCGCGGTTAG
- a CDS encoding nuclear transport factor 2 family protein: MSGMSGGESESLASQFSRMRFEQIVSTLLDRRSDPAKLEALFAPEADWMMNGDRSRWPYAGLSCRRESILAYLKAFSVEFQQKKIRFHDVLINGEQACARYEMRLRHRGTGREDLLQCLSFIRVEGDAVVEVHEFIDSALLFRLRESVED, translated from the coding sequence ATGAGCGGCATGAGCGGAGGCGAAAGCGAAAGCCTGGCGTCGCAGTTTAGCAGGATGAGGTTCGAACAGATCGTCTCCACTTTGCTCGATCGGCGGAGCGATCCCGCAAAGCTCGAGGCTTTGTTCGCGCCCGAGGCCGATTGGATGATGAATGGCGACCGGTCGCGCTGGCCCTATGCCGGCCTGAGCTGCCGCAGAGAGTCGATTCTGGCCTATCTCAAGGCTTTTTCGGTTGAATTTCAGCAGAAGAAAATTCGTTTCCACGACGTGCTGATCAACGGCGAACAGGCCTGCGCCCGTTATGAGATGCGCCTGCGCCATCGCGGCACCGGCCGCGAGGACCTCCTCCAATGTCTCAGCTTCATCCGCGTCGAAGGCGACGCCGTGGTCGAAGTGCATGAGTTCATTGATAGCGCCCTGCTGTTCCGCTTGCGCGAGAGCGTGGAAGACTGA
- the ilvC gene encoding ketol-acid reductoisomerase — MRVYYDSDADINLIKGKKVAVVGYGSQGHAHVLNLRDSGVKEVAVALRRGSATAKKAEGEGVKVMSVDEAARWADVLMMLTPDELQAEIYKNEIADNIRPGAALLFAHGLNVHFALIEPRKDIDVLMVAPKGPGHTVRGEYLKGGGVPCLIAVHQDASGNAHDIGLSYASAIGGGRSGIIETTFKEECETDLFGEQAVLCGGLVELIRAGFETLVEAGYAPEMAYFECLHEVKLIVDLIYEGGIANMNYSISNTAEWGEYVTGPRIITPQTKAEMKEVLTDIQTGKFTSEWMQEYKAGAARFKGIRRVNDAHQIEEVGARLRAMMPWIGKNKLVDKAKN; from the coding sequence GTTTATTACGATAGCGATGCCGACATCAATCTGATCAAGGGCAAGAAGGTCGCCGTGGTCGGCTATGGCTCGCAGGGCCACGCCCACGTTCTCAATCTGCGCGATTCCGGCGTGAAGGAAGTCGCGGTCGCCCTGCGTCGGGGGTCGGCCACCGCCAAGAAGGCCGAGGGCGAGGGCGTCAAGGTGATGAGCGTGGACGAGGCCGCGCGCTGGGCCGACGTGCTGATGATGCTGACGCCGGACGAACTCCAGGCCGAGATCTACAAGAACGAGATCGCCGACAATATCCGTCCCGGCGCGGCTTTGCTGTTCGCCCATGGCCTCAACGTCCATTTCGCCCTGATCGAACCGCGCAAGGACATCGACGTGCTTATGGTCGCGCCCAAGGGCCCCGGCCACACCGTGCGCGGCGAATATCTCAAGGGCGGCGGCGTGCCGTGCCTGATTGCGGTCCATCAGGACGCCTCCGGCAACGCCCATGACATCGGCCTGTCCTATGCCTCGGCGATCGGCGGCGGGCGCTCCGGCATCATCGAGACGACGTTCAAGGAAGAATGCGAGACCGACCTGTTCGGCGAGCAGGCCGTGCTGTGCGGCGGCCTCGTGGAACTGATCCGCGCCGGTTTCGAGACCCTGGTCGAGGCCGGCTACGCGCCGGAAATGGCCTATTTCGAATGTCTGCACGAGGTGAAGCTGATCGTCGACCTCATCTATGAGGGCGGCATCGCCAATATGAACTATTCGATCTCCAACACCGCGGAATGGGGCGAATATGTCACCGGGCCGCGCATCATCACGCCGCAGACCAAGGCGGAGATGAAGGAAGTCCTGACGGACATCCAGACCGGCAAGTTCACCTCGGAATGGATGCAGGAATACAAGGCCGGCGCCGCCCGCTTCAAGGGCATCCGCCGCGTCAATGACGCGCATCAGATCGAGGAGGTCGGCGCCAGGCTGCGCGCCATGATGCCGTGGATCGGCAAGAACAAGCTGGTCGACAAGGCCAAGAACTAG